The sequence aaaccataatgtgatacGAAtggtgagatttgtgatctgttacaccactactgGAAAGTGATTTAGAGTCTCTCTGTGAGGGCCGACACTCACTTAATGACAATGTTTCTGGAGAAGGTTCAACATTCATAAAAACATTCTGAATGGtacatttattcttatttttatagtCTTTGGTGTGAACTGGCCTTTACATGTACTTTTTCTAACCTTTCTGTGTCTTCTTCTCGGCAGACGCTTGAGATGCCATATAAATGGCTGCGGCCGCCACTGAGATAGGACTGCGGCCTGGAACCAAATCCAGTTCCACGGCCTTCCTGGCGATGTAAGTGGCAGCCATTTGCACCTGTTTAGGCAAACCCAAGTTGGAGCAGAAACGTGACATGAAGTCACCAGTTGTGATGAGATCCACACTCGTCTCCAGAGCCTTCAAAATTAGCTTGAAGCAGCGGCCAATCTCCTTCTTTGAGATCCGAGACACTGCACAGATTTCTGGAGTGGAGGGACATATGAATTATAcataaacactaaataaaattgATAAGGAACTATCTacaatatatcaatatacaaATACACAGGGCTTTTTCACATTTGTAGTTAATCCTGGGCTATTCTAAAGCTTGTGTAAACTGAATACTGGGTTGATAAACGATTTACTTAAGGGTTTTTGCTCATCCATAAAATGACTTCACACTGCATATTCCCAAACCATGGTGTCTTTGTCATTGATTGGACAATACTGTCATATTAAGagttgcatatatttatatatggacAACTGCAATCTTTTTTTTCCTTGACTTTTggactatatatttttctaatCACTATTCGATATTTTTCCCCTCCTCCCTCCGGCCCGcaactgacatcaaaaatataacaagattcagcccaacaaaatatatagttttgAATCCCTATCACTGATGTGCAGTTGAATATAGGCACTTGTGGCTTTTGACCCCCACCTAATGGACATTTAAAGTGCTGTACTATATAATCGGGGTACTTTTGATTTCTCTCAGGGTGCAGGCGAGAGTAACGTACGCAAAGATTATTTCTAGGGctgatttaaacattgaaatatatgtccgtaGGTGCTCTGTTTTTACTacagctctatttttgtaaatattcaagggtgatttgattattatcagttttctACCACTtgcattttgttgtacaaacacctctccatggcttacacgttatgttgatggtgtaaatatgataattttgctaatactcgattcaaatggtctcattaataGATTTTCTTAATATGCCTATcaagatttgtataaaaatgtgcattagtaaagttttactgctggctgaattgaacatgcTAAAGTACATGTGAATATATTcttttcccctctttgttgtagttttacaaaaaaatataaaaaataaggtaaaGTCAACAAAGTTACTCAAACTGTTCATCTGCTGTCTTATATCTGTTAAACTtatggttaagcaacaattgactgggacattattattattattatgcctatattaaattgtagtattttcatagcagtttaaactaccccttcaatatgtacaacaagaaacaaaaagaaagagcTTTGATACTCTGGGGAAGACTGTCTGAGTGCATCagttacatcaggtttccacttttttcttgtgcttgaatgttaaaatggcttaCCTATGAATTGTCAGCCATTGATTTgagttgagtttgagaccccagTATATGAGGTTTGTGAGGCTGAGCTCTATAATGTTAACCCACCTTCTTAATAACAAATGTAAAACATCCTTGAGATTAAAATTTGGGTTTAGAATGACAAAAAGCCATACTTTGAGGTAACTTGCATAATCCCAAACCTGAAGCATGCAATTTTTAGCTCCACTAGCCTCCACGAATGAGCTTCACAACCAAAAGGTTTTCCGGAAAACTCCTTCTACCTTCCATTTATCACAGAAACAAATAAACTCATTCTATTGAGTGTACTTTTTCAGCAGCCTTGGTCCTTTGTTCTATTATTAGTTTCAAGTTTGtgacctaaaaaataaaataaaaatgtatatacatatggGCATTAACTCATTAAAGTAGCCTTACTTTTTcacaaattaattttaaacaaGATTATAggtttatgattattatgattgaaTTAACATGAACAGATGGgtttaataaacacatatataagTTATTAGCATTCAAAAAATCAATTCACCTCTGGAAAAAAGTGTGTGATTCTTACTCATCATGCTCAAACAAAGCAATGTTTTGATAGCATGATGGAGACACAATGTTTGCAGCTTTGCACCGCAGAATTAACTTAGAAATTATACAAAGTAGAAATAAGCATTTTAACACAATAAAATGACATACTTTACCTTTAATGTCAAAAACACATTAGACAAATTGAATTCAGTGCAGAATTGTCTGTCAATGACCAACATCATAGAAAAAGTGTATGCAGTTTTTACCTTTAAATGTTCTTGGGACGCCCTCCTGTCTGCATGCTATGTAGAGGCAGGCTGAAGCAATGGCATCGTTACTTCTGCCTTTCAGACTCTTCTGTTCATAAACCTGTTTGAACAAGTTGTTGGTTCGAtcctgtgatttaaaaaaaaaaacacaagtcaaTTCAAACAGATTTTCAACAGAGCAAACTTTTGGgataactttttaacttttggGAAAAACCCCAAATTTCAAACCTCAAACTTAGTCACCATCAATAGAGGTAATACCATCTTAAATCAATATATAAAGAGACTAAGGTGAATGTAAAATAATGACTTGcccattttgttttcatttacgcACTATTTTCATGTTTAATTTGTCATGTTACAATGTAGAGGGCATCTGTTTTATAACCTATCACCATCTTCGTCTCTCACCATATCCCTCAAGGCTCTGTTCTTGTACCTCTACCTTTTTATCAGCATTTATTTccatctatgtatttatttagttctaTTATCTGTAGTCATGTTCTCAACTACCAATGTGGTATCAGTCTGATGTATACATGTATGGATTTATGTTAGTATATTGTTGGTGCACTGTCCTATTTCATTATCTCCCTGTATTGTGACCTTGAGTTTGCGTAGGGCACGTTATAAATACACTTTGAACAAACCTTGTTTAGTTTACTTCATTATtgcttttctaatttaaatagAATGTGATTATATAAAATGCCTTACGTTGTGTTACAAGCTTCCCAGGTATAGTTAAAGGcagctaaattaaacttttgcCAAATAATTATCTAATTCAACAACAGCAGTCACTCACAATGATGTTTCTGGGTAGGTTGATCCTGTCAGCCATGGTGGTGATCTCTTTGAAGGCATTGAGCATGGCTCGATCAGAACTGCTCATGGATCTTCGATTCTGGTACTTGGAATTTCCAAACTCGTCAAAGCTCGCCGCACCCGTTCCCTGACATTTCAGAAGGAAAATATAGGTGTTAAATTATGATAACACATTTGTAAAccaaaatttttaaattaaaaagtcgGTACATAAAGTCCCTTAAAAACCAAGaaatttcactcggcggccatctttgaaacgcctctccgGCAGTTATCTCAGGCTTTCTGTTTGAATGCGGAAACATCAAATTTGCCAACATTGCTTggcaagcttacgattaaatttcatattaggaaacaACAATAGAATGAAACTACAACTGTCTCTTTAGGCTAATTTCTAAACGTCtgagtcacacaaaatctgcagaaattcacaTCTGGTCCCAGCCCTTCCCCCAGAGAATCATCAgcctatagcgatcgctgattggctcttgtactagaaggcggggcttcattcaccatattgaccattacacttttccccattcaaaacaatGCAACATGTCTTG is a genomic window of Danio aesculapii chromosome 2, fDanAes4.1, whole genome shotgun sequence containing:
- the gtf2b gene encoding transcription initiation factor IIB, with protein sequence MASTSRGDSLPKVQCPNHPDALLVEDYRAGDMICPECGLVVGDRVIDVGSEWRTFSNEKATKDPSRVGDAQNPLLNGGDLTTMISKGTGAASFDEFGNSKYQNRRSMSSSDRAMLNAFKEITTMADRINLPRNIIDRTNNLFKQVYEQKSLKGRSNDAIASACLYIACRQEGVPRTFKEICAVSRISKKEIGRCFKLILKALETSVDLITTGDFMSRFCSNLGLPKQVQMAATYIARKAVELDLVPGRSPISVAAAAIYMASQASAEKKTQKEIGDIAGVADVTIRQSYRLIYPRAADLFPPDFKFDTPVDKLPQL